In Xanthomonas fragariae, the genomic window GCTTGCTGTATTTCAAGCATGCCTACGTCTTGTCAGATGAAGCGGTCTGCGAACGGTGGTTGGAAAATCCGTGCTGGCAGTTCTTCACCGGTGAGGTGGGGTTTCAGACGCGCTTGCCGTGCGATTCGAGCTCGCTGAAACGCTGCACAGTGCTGGGACGGGTCGTGCGCAACCTCCAACGCAAGCGCGATCAGGTAAACAGCGGCGAGCGCGAGCGCATCGCTGGGTGGTTGCAACGCGCACAACAGGTGCAAGCGCAACGCCCCAAAGACAAGCGAAAACTCGACGCATGCGCTGGATCGCGTTTTTGCGTACCTGGATCCGGGCGATGGGATGGGCATCCTTGAGCACCGTGTACCGTGCACCGTGCACCGCTGGCGATTGGTGCTTGAAAGGGGTTTTTCAGGGATGACTTAGAGCGTGTTATGAACTTTGCCCTTGTCACGCTAACGTATACGGATGAAGCCTCGTAAGCCTTATTCCACCGATATTTCCGACGAAGAATGGGCCTTTGCGGCTCCCTATTTGACGCTGATGGACGTGCAGGCACCGCAGCGCAAGTATGAGCTACGCGCGATGTTCAACGCACTGCGGTGGATCGCGCGCGCCGGCGCACCATGGCGATTGCTTCCCAACGATTTTCCGCCCTGGGAAGCGGTGTATCAGCAAACACAGCGCTGGCTGCAAGCGGGCTGCTTTGAGGCCATGGTCAGTGATCTGCGCTCACTCTTGCGTGTGGCGCAAGGGAAAAAAGGCCAGCCGAGCGCGGTCATTTTCGATGCTCGCACGCTGCAGTCCACCTGCGAAAGCGGGCCGCGTGCTGGATACGATGGCTATAAACGCAAGAAAGGCAGCAAGGTACACATGGCCGTCGATACGCTTGGACATCTGCTCGCTGTCCAGGTGACGCCGGCTAATGAGCAGGAGCGCGCGCAAGTCCGATCGTTGGCACAAGAGGTACAACACGTGACCGGTGAAACGGTCAAGATCGCCTTTGTTGATCAGGGCTACACCGGTCAAGAACCGGCGCAGGCGGCCACGGAAGAAGGCATTGAGTTGCACGTGATCAAGCTGCAAGAAGCGAAAAAAGGCTTTGTCTTGCTGCCGCGCCGTTGGGTTGTCGAGCGCAGCTTCGGATGGGCCAATCGTTTCAGACGGCTGGCACGCGACTACGAGCGATTGCCGGAAACCTTGGCCGGTTTGCACTTCGTCGTCTTCACGATCCTGATGCTTGGAAATGCAGCCACCCTCTTTCAAAGTTCATAACACGCTCTAATTAATGACAGCGCAAAAGTCAATTTTGCGCGCCATCTCAACAGTGCTGATTGAAATCGCAAGATGCTGGTTGATTGAGTGGTCGCGCTAGCGCACGCGATGCCTCCGCACGACAATCGCGGTGTCTCGCGACTGGGATGCGACATGCCCGCATCATTGCCCCGTCGTTCGCCCCTGATAGTTGTCGGTGACTTGGCGTTGCACCCAACCGCAGATGCGAGCGCGGATGAGGTTGCATCGACCAATCACTCCGCTGCCAAGCGTGTCCAACTCCACAACGCCGATGTGGAGCTCAGTGCCACACCGGCGTCTGGCGGGCGCGTTCAGTCTTTCTGATCTAGCGCCACCCCAGCATCCCGAGCGAGGACCGCTGGAGGTGGACGCGCTGTTTCGGCAGCTTGCGCCAGGCGCACAGATGCAGGCGCATTGGAACCTGCTGCGCTACACCGTGCCGGACGCGCGGCAAGTGCAACAACAGTTCCTGTGCAGCAAGGCCAAAGAGTTGCAAGTGACCAATGCGTGCGTGGCTTCGTCTGCGGCACCCTGAGCTGCGCATTCACGCCTATGCCGGGCTGTGGCTATGATGTCGCTCATCCCTTGATTAGATCGATGCGCATGCAACGACGCCACTTTCTGCAAAATGCAGCGGCCGCATTGGCCGCGCTCGGTTTGCCGGCGTTGCCGCAATGGGCATTGGCGGCAAAGGCAGTTGGGCTGCGTCGGCTTGGGCAGCCGCAGCCGTTCGACTATGCTTGGCTCAAGGGTCAGGCGCGCGAACTGGGGAAGGCGCCGTACAAGAGCCATACGCAGGTGCTGCCAGGACCGCTGGAGGCATTGAACTGGGATCAGTATCAATCAATCCGCTACCGCCAGGGCCACGCATTGTGGGCCGGCGGCAATGGCAAGTTCCAGGCGAAGTTCTTCCATCTGGGGCTGTTTTTTCATACCCCGGTGGACATCTACGACATCGTCGATGGCAAGGCGCAGCAGCTGGCGTACGACCCGACCGCGTTCGACTACGGCAGCAGCGGGCTGGATGGCACGCAGTTTCCCAAAGATCTTGGATTTGCGGGCTTTCGACTCAACTCACGCAAGGACCCCGATCGCGATTTCTCGGCGTTTCTGGGCGCGAGCTATTTCCGTGCCGTAGGCAAGGAGGGCCAGTACGGGCAATCGGCACGCGGGCTGGCGATCGATACCGGCACCGGTGGGCCGGAAGAGTTTCCGGACTTTATCGCCTATTATCTGGAACAGCCGGCTGACGATTCGGACACCGTGGTAGTTTACGGCCTGCTTGACTCGCCCAGCGTCGCCGGCGCATATCGGTTTGCCATCACCAATGGCGAGGTGCTGGTGATGGACATCGACAGCGCGCTGTATCCGCGCAAGACCATCGAGCGGCTCGGCATCGGCCCGTGCACCAGCATGTATCAGGTGGGCGAAAACGACAGTCGGATGGATTGGGACTGGCGCCCGGAGATTCACGACACCGACGGCCTGGCGATGTGGACCGGCGTCGGCGAATGGATCTGGCGGCCGCTGTGCAATCCAGCGAATCTGCGTTTCAACATGTTCGTCGATGAGAACCCACGCGGGTTCGGGCTGCTGCAGCGCGACCGTAACTTCGACCATTACCAGGACGATGGCGTGTTCTACGAGAAGCGCCCATGCCTGTGGGTGGAACCCAAGAGCGGCTGGGGCAAAGGCTCGGTACAGCTGGTGGAGATTCCCACTGTGGACGAGACAGTCGACAACATCGTGGCGTTCTGGAATTTGCAGGCCAAGCCGCAGGCAGGGCAAGAGCTGCTGATGGGCTATCGGTTGTATTGGGGCGCTCATCCGCCGGCCAGCTCGCCGTTGGCGCATTGCGTGGCCACGCGTACCGGCTTGGGCGGCATCGTCGGGAAGAAGCGCAGCCATTTTTCCTGGCGGTTTGCGGTGGATTTTGCCGGCGGCGAACTGGCTGCGCTGGTCAACGAGCCCAAGGCCAAAGTCGAGACGGTGCTGCAGGTCTCGCGCGGCACCACCGAGATCGTGTCGGCGCGTCCGTTGCGTGAGCTCAAGGGTTATCGGGCGATGTTCGACTTAGTGCCGCCGGATGACAGCACCCAGCAGATCGATATCCGTCTGTACCTGCGCGCCAACGGCAAGCCGCTCACCGAAACCTGGCTATACCAGTGGACGCCGCCGCCGGTGAGCGAGCGCAAGATCTACTGAGCGCAGATCTGCGACGCGGCGGCCCGACGCCGCGTCCAATTGTCGAGCGTTGCGGAAATCGGTCCATAGACAGTGTTCGAGCAACGATTGCTTGCTGCGCAGGTTTGGCGCGGGTCGATGCCATCCACATTTCAGACCTCGATGCGTAGCCGCCCTTGCTCGCTGACCGCGATCGCCTTGATCAGCTAACGCTGCCGGCCTTGCACCACAGCATTGAGTTCGTCGCCGGGGAAACAGACCGAAGGACAGGTCGTCGCGCACGTGGCAGGTGATCCAGCACACGCGCGACGGCGGCAGCAAAGCCCATGCCGGTCAAACCCCTTGCATGAAGCCACTGCCTGTTGCCAGGCTCTGCATACGCTGCAGCAAAGTGGTAGCCGCGCTGGCGATAGCACTGCGCACCGCACATGCACACCAGGACGATGAAGACGCATGCGAGGTTTGTACGCAGTGTGCCGATGTACGCAATACAGTCGCGCACAGGATGGCGACGAACGCCCTTTCCGCGCCGATGCTGCGCTTGCAGCAGCATCTACCCCATAAGTCACGCCTCTGCAGGCGGCAGCGGCAGCACGATCTGCAGC contains:
- a CDS encoding IS5 family transposase, translated to MKPRKPYSTDISDEEWAFAAPYLTLMDVQAPQRKYELRAMFNALRWIARAGAPWRLLPNDFPPWEAVYQQTQRWLQAGCFEAMVSDLRSLLRVAQGKKGQPSAVIFDARTLQSTCESGPRAGYDGYKRKKGSKVHMAVDTLGHLLAVQVTPANEQERAQVRSLAQEVQHVTGETVKIAFVDQGYTGQEPAQAATEEGIELHVIKLQEAKKGFVLLPRRWVVERSFGWANRFRRLARDYERLPETLAGLHFVVFTILMLGNAATLFQSS
- a CDS encoding glucan biosynthesis protein D, which produces MQRRHFLQNAAAALAALGLPALPQWALAAKAVGLRRLGQPQPFDYAWLKGQARELGKAPYKSHTQVLPGPLEALNWDQYQSIRYRQGHALWAGGNGKFQAKFFHLGLFFHTPVDIYDIVDGKAQQLAYDPTAFDYGSSGLDGTQFPKDLGFAGFRLNSRKDPDRDFSAFLGASYFRAVGKEGQYGQSARGLAIDTGTGGPEEFPDFIAYYLEQPADDSDTVVVYGLLDSPSVAGAYRFAITNGEVLVMDIDSALYPRKTIERLGIGPCTSMYQVGENDSRMDWDWRPEIHDTDGLAMWTGVGEWIWRPLCNPANLRFNMFVDENPRGFGLLQRDRNFDHYQDDGVFYEKRPCLWVEPKSGWGKGSVQLVEIPTVDETVDNIVAFWNLQAKPQAGQELLMGYRLYWGAHPPASSPLAHCVATRTGLGGIVGKKRSHFSWRFAVDFAGGELAALVNEPKAKVETVLQVSRGTTEIVSARPLRELKGYRAMFDLVPPDDSTQQIDIRLYLRANGKPLTETWLYQWTPPPVSERKIY